Proteins from one Bacteroidota bacterium genomic window:
- a CDS encoding redoxin domain-containing protein: MIEFNKLKDKLNAILFISALYFILWGILVLVVPNLMQFILIKSNSTSMIFWDMVSITTLILGFALLIAAFDPYKNWLILLINLLFHLSIVFGFVIGYYQNIFSIDYLPFVLLNHVPWVIPLIIGLRATYHRNYFSDSTLMETFSTDSYPLEIFDTIKGENLLAISNKSPTLMVFLRHFGCPFCQETLLYMSEHKHLIEEKGIRLLLVYMTEPQVAAEYLEHFNLQDVDQISDPESMLYKRFKLHRGKFLQLLGIKVITRWIWLAFSKRIVFNGVDGDIYQMPGLFLLHKGKIVKQYKYHSSADTPDYNQMLDYSL, translated from the coding sequence ATGATAGAATTTAATAAATTAAAAGATAAATTGAATGCGATATTATTTATATCCGCATTGTATTTTATTTTATGGGGAATATTAGTTTTAGTTGTTCCTAATTTGATGCAATTTATTTTAATCAAATCTAATTCAACTTCCATGATTTTTTGGGACATGGTAAGTATTACAACACTTATTCTTGGATTTGCTTTACTCATCGCTGCATTTGATCCGTATAAAAATTGGTTGATATTGTTAATCAATTTGTTATTCCATTTAAGTATTGTTTTCGGGTTTGTAATTGGTTATTATCAAAATATTTTTTCTATAGATTACTTGCCATTTGTTTTATTAAATCATGTACCCTGGGTGATTCCTTTAATTATTGGTTTACGTGCCACTTATCATCGCAATTATTTTTCTGATAGCACGCTTATGGAAACATTCAGCACAGATTCTTATCCTTTAGAAATATTTGATACAATTAAGGGTGAGAATTTATTGGCGATAAGTAATAAATCACCAACACTTATGGTATTCCTTCGTCACTTCGGTTGTCCGTTTTGCCAGGAGACTTTATTATATATGAGTGAGCATAAACATTTGATTGAAGAAAAAGGAATTCGGTTACTGTTAGTATATATGACGGAACCCCAAGTTGCAGCGGAATATCTGGAACATTTTAATTTACAAGATGTAGATCAAATCAGTGATCCTGAAAGTATGCTTTACAAACGATTCAAATTACATCGGGGTAAATTTCTTCAGCTATTAGGAATTAAAGTGATTACACGATGGATATGGCTTGCATTTTCCAAGCGTATTGTTTTTAATGGTGTGGATGGTGATATCTATCAAATGCCGGGATTATTTCTTTTACATAAAGGAAAAATTGTAAAACAATATAAATATCACAGCTCTGCGGATACGCCAGATTACAATCAAATGTTGGATTACTCATTGTAA
- a CDS encoding putative porin, with amino-acid sequence MKKILIIVYTLAISIGVYAQEITPQPALPAFYNKLTFNSDMRFRLENDFNGITASGSEQDDRIRMRIRARFGFNYNFNEHFDFGMRIRTGNNLDQQSPHITLGSPGEFGTIPIGLDKAYIKYNSKNFFLWAGKNSFPFYTNNELFWDDDVNPEGVTVGYTSKSESGLEIKPTIGYYIVGSQGDFFGKDRSLTAGQLYIKKNVSTSAINVAAGFFAFNNLSNTPDGSGTYTLDYDIMTVAAKYTQKLKVPISIGVDLMMNFTDYSADSNITVNAMEDETLGYVINLEAGQLANKGNFLIGYYYSHIEKYSVVDYFAQDDWTRWGFDSAPGTRSSNFAGHEIRLGYALSPKNNLVFRAYFLEGIQQNYPDATLEKNSRIRLDWNIAF; translated from the coding sequence ATGAAGAAAATACTTATAATAGTATATACCCTTGCTATATCTATTGGTGTTTACGCACAAGAAATAACACCACAACCCGCCTTACCTGCATTTTATAATAAACTCACCTTTAACAGTGATATGCGATTCAGATTAGAAAATGATTTCAATGGAATTACTGCATCCGGTTCTGAACAAGATGATAGGATTAGAATGCGAATCCGTGCAAGATTCGGGTTCAATTATAATTTCAATGAGCATTTTGATTTCGGCATGCGAATTCGCACAGGAAATAATTTGGATCAGCAATCACCACATATTACCTTAGGTTCTCCCGGTGAATTCGGCACAATTCCAATTGGTCTTGATAAAGCATATATTAAATATAATTCAAAGAATTTTTTCCTGTGGGCCGGTAAAAACAGCTTTCCTTTTTATACCAATAATGAATTGTTTTGGGATGATGATGTGAATCCCGAAGGTGTAACAGTTGGCTATACTTCTAAATCAGAATCGGGATTAGAAATTAAACCAACCATTGGATATTATATCGTTGGTTCACAAGGTGATTTTTTTGGTAAAGACAGATCATTAACTGCCGGACAATTATATATAAAAAAGAATGTATCCACTTCTGCAATAAATGTTGCAGCAGGATTTTTTGCTTTTAATAATTTATCGAATACACCGGATGGATCAGGAACCTACACTCTTGATTATGATATAATGACAGTTGCTGCTAAATACACACAAAAACTTAAAGTACCAATAAGCATCGGCGTAGATTTGATGATGAATTTTACAGATTATTCTGCTGATTCAAATATTACTGTAAATGCCATGGAAGATGAAACGCTTGGCTATGTTATAAACTTAGAAGCAGGGCAATTAGCTAATAAAGGCAATTTTTTAATTGGATATTATTATTCTCATATTGAAAAATATTCTGTTGTTGATTACTTTGCTCAGGATGATTGGACACGTTGGGGTTTTGATAGTGCACCTGGAACAAGGAGCTCTAATTTTGCTGGTCATGAGATTCGTTTAGGTTATGCATTAAGCCCAAAAAACAATCTTGTTTTCAGAGCTTATTTCTTAGAGGGAATTCAACAAAATTATCCGGACGCCACTCTCGAAAAAAATAGTCGCATACGCTTGGATTGGAATATCGCTTTCTGA
- a CDS encoding calcium/sodium antiporter, with protein MNILLLIIGLVLVVIGSNWMVDGASSLAKKLDVSDLVIGLTIVSFGTSAPELVINIFASSRGSADLAIGNVLGSNIFNTLAILGVAAIIFPISVQINTLSKEIPLSLLALVVLYVLANDRIIDGNSFSIISHSDGIILLSFFAIFLYYSFILAKQSTNDTMVVKIFPLWKSTIYIIIGIAALVFGGKFMVDGASNIARNLGVSESIIGLTILAIGSSIPELATSAMAAYRKNSDIAIGNVVGSNIFNVFFILGVSSLIKPLPFSTNSNIDLLFAIAITILLFFFIYLYRENQLIRKHGIAFIVIYMAYISYLIFFEV; from the coding sequence ATGAATATACTTTTATTAATAATAGGATTAGTGCTCGTGGTTATTGGATCTAACTGGATGGTGGATGGCGCTTCATCACTTGCAAAAAAGTTAGATGTTTCTGATTTAGTAATTGGATTAACGATAGTTTCATTTGGAACTTCAGCACCGGAATTAGTGATAAATATTTTTGCATCATCCCGAGGAAGTGCTGATCTGGCAATTGGTAATGTGCTGGGTTCCAACATTTTTAATACGTTGGCAATTTTAGGAGTTGCTGCAATTATTTTTCCCATCTCAGTTCAAATAAATACCCTTTCAAAAGAGATTCCTCTGAGCTTATTAGCATTGGTCGTTTTATATGTGTTGGCAAATGATAGAATTATTGATGGAAATTCATTTTCAATTATTAGCCATTCCGACGGAATAATTTTACTTTCTTTTTTTGCAATATTCCTTTATTACTCTTTCATATTAGCAAAACAATCTACCAATGATACAATGGTTGTAAAAATATTTCCACTTTGGAAAAGCACTATTTACATAATAATTGGAATTGCCGCATTAGTTTTTGGAGGAAAATTTATGGTGGACGGTGCATCCAATATTGCAAGGAATTTAGGTGTAAGTGAATCTATTATCGGCTTAACTATTCTTGCAATAGGATCATCAATTCCGGAACTTGCTACTTCGGCAATGGCAGCATATCGCAAAAATTCGGATATTGCAATTGGCAATGTGGTGGGCTCCAATATCTTTAATGTATTTTTTATTTTAGGCGTTAGTTCATTAATAAAACCTTTGCCATTTAGTACCAATTCCAATATAGATTTATTGTTTGCAATTGCTATCACTATCTTATTATTCTTCTTCATTTATTTATATCGAGAGAACCAACTCATTCGCAAACATGGTATTGCATTTATTGTCATTTATATGGCATATATATCTTATCTAATTTTCTTCGAAGTCTGA
- a CDS encoding sugar transferase, which produces MANSNTYDYRLFIRKNILIVVDTLLILLSLFLYLRFFHPTAFESYYTFTDNVIWTLAIVILWYFYAAIFDMYKISRLNKTAEIIKNTIITATLTGITYIFIPYISPTLPLNRMPAFVLIGTMVILLLIWRVVYSLVFQHPILVKRALVIGAGWTGRELVKTLTQNEKIYHNTGYYFFGFIDDDAEKQQRTIDNLKVLGGSNMLYKFVRRLKINELIMAIPEHESLKSQLVGALVDCENYGTHVSYAFDIYEEQTGKVMVKFRNNEYYLANPYRIIQSNAFYTVTNRIINVICGIIAGVIFIPIAFMIYVLNLLASRGSLFYSQERVGKNGSVFTIFKFRTMIPDAEINSGPQFASLNDPRITKIGRWLRKTRLDELPQFWNILKGEMNLIGPRPERKIFVDALSQTIPFFKLRNAVKPGLTGWAQVNHKYASDSEDSLIKLQYDLYYIKHRSFTLDLWIVLRTIGVVIKFKGT; this is translated from the coding sequence ATGGCTAACTCCAATACATACGATTATCGTTTATTTATTCGAAAGAATATTTTAATTGTAGTGGACACATTGCTCATCCTACTTTCTTTATTTCTATATCTGCGTTTTTTCCATCCTACTGCTTTTGAAAGTTATTACACTTTCACTGATAATGTTATTTGGACACTTGCTATTGTGATACTCTGGTATTTTTATGCTGCTATCTTTGATATGTATAAAATCTCTCGCTTAAATAAAACTGCGGAGATAATTAAGAATACAATTATTACTGCAACACTTACCGGCATCACTTACATTTTTATTCCTTACATCAGCCCTACATTACCATTAAACAGAATGCCTGCTTTTGTGCTGATAGGTACAATGGTAATTTTGTTATTAATCTGGCGTGTGGTGTATTCGCTTGTGTTTCAACATCCCATTCTTGTAAAACGGGCATTAGTAATTGGTGCTGGTTGGACAGGCAGAGAGTTAGTAAAAACATTAACTCAAAATGAAAAAATATATCATAACACCGGATATTATTTTTTTGGTTTTATTGATGATGATGCAGAAAAACAACAACGCACCATTGATAATTTAAAAGTGTTGGGCGGTAGCAATATGTTATACAAATTTGTGCGGCGATTAAAAATTAATGAACTTATTATGGCAATCCCCGAGCATGAAAGTTTAAAGAGTCAGTTGGTGGGGGCATTGGTAGATTGCGAAAATTATGGAACACATGTTTCCTATGCCTTTGATATTTATGAAGAGCAAACAGGTAAAGTAATGGTGAAATTCAGGAACAATGAATATTATCTTGCGAATCCATATCGTATCATTCAAAGTAATGCATTTTATACAGTTACCAATCGTATTATAAATGTTATCTGTGGAATTATTGCAGGTGTAATTTTTATTCCTATAGCGTTTATGATTTATGTATTAAATCTTTTAGCAAGCAGAGGCTCTTTGTTTTATTCTCAGGAAAGAGTGGGCAAAAATGGCTCTGTTTTTACAATATTTAAGTTCCGTACGATGATACCTGATGCGGAAATAAATTCAGGACCTCAGTTTGCTTCGCTCAATGATCCTCGTATAACAAAGATTGGAAGATGGCTGCGCAAAACAAGATTGGATGAATTGCCGCAGTTTTGGAATATTTTAAAAGGTGAAATGAATTTAATTGGACCCAGACCTGAACGTAAAATATTTGTAGATGCATTATCACAAACAATTCCTTTTTTTAAATTGCGCAATGCAGTGAAGCCCGGGCTAACAGGTTGGGCTCAGGTGAATCATAAATACGCTTCCGACAGTGAAGATTCGCTGATTAAATTGCAATATGATTTATACTACATTAAACACCGTTCATTCACTCTTGATCTTTGGATTGTATTGCGCACTATTGGTGTAGTAATAAAATTTAAAGGCACTTAA
- a CDS encoding DUF2911 domain-containing protein gives MKKLTIVLLLTITFSLTAKLLVAQELPQPSPWAETEQMVGLAKVKVVYSRPSMKGRKIFGDIVPLDEVWRTGANASTKISFDDAIAINGKNVEAGEYSLYTIPGKTTWTVIINKNTGLWGSGGYDIKDDVARMEITPTTIPTTQTFTIDFSDLGDGTANLNLYWENTKVSIPLKNDYKEKALANINSAIAEAEGSYRTYEGAAEYYMDNNMDLDQALTWAKKSVDMSPKFWNVYTLSRVYAAKGMYKEAIEKAEYSLKLAQEANYKTYIDMNTKNIAEWKTKL, from the coding sequence ATGAAGAAATTAACAATTGTATTATTACTTACAATTACATTTTCGCTGACTGCGAAACTCTTAGTGGCGCAAGAATTACCACAACCAAGCCCTTGGGCAGAAACTGAACAAATGGTAGGTCTTGCAAAAGTGAAAGTAGTTTATTCCCGACCATCAATGAAAGGAAGAAAAATATTTGGTGATATCGTGCCCTTAGATGAAGTATGGCGCACAGGTGCAAATGCCTCTACTAAAATATCCTTTGATGACGCAATTGCTATCAATGGAAAAAATGTGGAAGCAGGAGAATATTCATTATATACAATTCCCGGAAAAACAACCTGGACTGTTATAATAAATAAAAATACCGGACTTTGGGGATCAGGTGGTTATGATATAAAAGATGATGTTGCCCGCATGGAAATTACACCAACTACGATTCCTACTACACAAACATTTACAATAGATTTTTCTGATCTTGGTGATGGTACTGCGAATTTGAATTTGTATTGGGAAAATACAAAAGTGAGCATTCCATTAAAAAATGATTATAAAGAAAAAGCATTAGCAAATATTAACTCGGCTATTGCAGAAGCAGAAGGATCATACCGCACTTATGAAGGTGCTGCAGAATATTATATGGATAATAACATGGATTTAGATCAGGCACTTACTTGGGCAAAAAAATCTGTGGATATGAGTCCGAAATTCTGGAATGTTTATACACTTAGTCGTGTGTATGCTGCGAAAGGAATGTATAAGGAAGCAATTGAAAAAGCAGAGTATAGTTTAAAGCTTGCACAAGAAGCAAATTACAAAACATATATTGATATGAATACAAAGAATATTGCCGAGTGGAAAACGAAATTATAA